The following coding sequences lie in one Flagellimonas eckloniae genomic window:
- the panD gene encoding aspartate 1-decarboxylase — protein sequence MQIEVVKSKVHRVKVTGADLNYIGSITIDEDLMDAANIIRGEKVQIVNNNNGERLETYAIPGPRGSGELTLNGAAARKVAVGDVLILITYALMDIEEAKSFNPALVFPNEETNLLN from the coding sequence ATGCAAATAGAAGTTGTAAAGTCTAAAGTTCATAGAGTAAAAGTTACAGGGGCGGACCTAAACTATATAGGTAGCATCACCATTGATGAAGATTTAATGGACGCCGCAAATATTATTCGAGGAGAAAAAGTCCAAATTGTGAACAATAACAACGGTGAACGATTGGAGACTTATGCCATACCCGGTCCTAGAGGTTCGGGAGAACTCACACTTAACGGAGCAGCAGCTCGAAAAGTGGCCGTTGGCGATGTATTAATTCTGATAACCTACGCCTTAATGGACATTGAAGAAGCAAAATCATTCAACCCTGCTTTGGTTTTCCCCAATGAAGAGACCAATCTTTTAAACTAG
- a CDS encoding lysylphosphatidylglycerol synthase transmembrane domain-containing protein, which translates to MSNSLKKFLKIAIPILIGVGLVFYSFSTTSPEDRKKILESIQNANLLWVFLSIFIGILSHISRAIRWNYLLAPLGYKPRLINNVLIILISYFANTLVLRSGEFLRATALTTYENVPFEKGFGTIVTERIIDVIMLLLIIITALLFQTDVILGILQEKGIGLVGSLMILIVGVLGLFIAIRLIKKSTSKLATKIKTFLNGLLDGVLSIFKMKNKGAFIFHTFFIWACYIAMFWVIKFTVPETTDLPLGAFLVAFVAGAFAMAATNGGLGLFPIVVTAALSVYGVSKTSGDAYGWIMWTAQTLMVVVFGTISFIVLPLLNRNR; encoded by the coding sequence TTGAGCAATTCTCTCAAAAAATTTCTCAAAATTGCAATCCCTATACTCATTGGAGTTGGGCTTGTTTTCTATTCATTTTCCACAACTTCTCCAGAGGACAGAAAAAAGATTCTTGAATCCATACAAAATGCAAATTTACTATGGGTTTTTCTTTCAATCTTTATTGGTATCCTAAGCCATATTTCTAGAGCCATTCGTTGGAACTATCTTTTAGCGCCACTTGGCTATAAGCCAAGGCTAATCAATAATGTACTCATCATTCTAATAAGCTATTTTGCCAACACCTTGGTGCTTAGGTCTGGAGAGTTTTTAAGGGCCACGGCATTGACTACCTATGAAAATGTTCCTTTTGAAAAAGGGTTTGGAACAATTGTTACTGAGCGAATTATTGATGTGATTATGCTCTTGTTGATAATTATTACCGCCCTATTGTTCCAGACCGATGTAATTCTGGGCATTCTTCAAGAAAAAGGAATTGGCCTTGTAGGGTCGCTGATGATTCTAATTGTTGGTGTACTCGGTTTGTTTATAGCCATTCGATTAATAAAAAAATCCACCTCCAAATTGGCAACAAAGATCAAAACATTTCTCAATGGTCTTTTAGATGGGGTGCTTAGCATTTTCAAAATGAAGAACAAAGGAGCTTTTATTTTTCATACGTTTTTTATTTGGGCATGTTATATTGCCATGTTCTGGGTTATTAAATTTACCGTGCCCGAAACCACAGATCTTCCTTTGGGCGCATTTCTTGTTGCATTTGTTGCAGGCGCATTTGCCATGGCGGCCACAAACGGTGGTTTAGGTCTTTTCCCAATTGTGGTTACAGCGGCACTTTCCGTTTATGGAGTGAGCAAAACTTCTGGAGATGCTTATGGCTGGATCATGTGGACAGCACAAACTCTAATGGTGGTTGTTTTTGGTACAATATCCTTCATTGTCTTACCGTTATTGAATAGAAATCGGTAA
- a CDS encoding glycogen/starch synthase, translated as MNGKKILFVSSELVPYLPENQVSLMSYEAPRMVNSNGGQIRIFMPRYGNINERRHQLHEVIRLSGMNLVINDMDMPLIIKVASIPKERIQVYFIDNEEYFKRKATFADVDGNLFPDNDERAIFFAKGVVETVKKLNWSPDIIHVHGWMASLLPLYLREYYKDEPLFADSKIVTSIYDNGYDGELDSKMINKIAFDGISEENISALSTPDYNNLLKVAADYSDAIILASEDVSEDLKSHIANLSKPVLPYVSLQEAEDAYTNFYTTEVLK; from the coding sequence ATGAATGGTAAAAAGATATTGTTTGTATCTTCTGAACTAGTGCCTTACCTCCCAGAGAATCAAGTTTCCTTAATGTCTTACGAAGCACCAAGAATGGTCAATAGTAATGGGGGACAAATACGTATTTTTATGCCAAGGTATGGAAATATTAATGAGAGAAGGCATCAACTGCATGAGGTAATCCGTTTATCCGGAATGAACTTGGTAATCAATGATATGGATATGCCTCTTATCATAAAAGTGGCATCAATCCCAAAGGAACGCATACAGGTTTACTTCATAGATAATGAGGAGTATTTTAAAAGAAAGGCGACGTTTGCAGATGTTGACGGGAATTTATTTCCTGATAACGACGAGCGTGCCATCTTTTTTGCAAAGGGAGTTGTAGAAACTGTAAAGAAATTAAACTGGTCTCCAGATATTATCCATGTCCATGGCTGGATGGCATCCTTACTTCCACTATACCTACGTGAATATTATAAGGACGAGCCTCTTTTTGCTGATAGCAAAATTGTTACTTCAATCTATGATAATGGTTATGATGGGGAACTGGATAGTAAAATGATAAATAAAATTGCTTTTGACGGTATTTCCGAAGAAAATATTTCAGCACTTTCCACTCCTGACTATAATAATTTGTTAAAAGTTGCAGCAGATTATTCCGATGCGATTATTTTAGCCTCGGAAGATGTGTCAGAGGACTTAAAGAGTCATATTGCCAATCTTTCCAAACCAGTACTGCCTTATGTTTCGCTTCAAGAAGCTGAGGATGCGTACACAAATTTCTATACAACAGAAGTTTTAAAATAA
- the panC gene encoding pantoate--beta-alanine ligase, with product MKVFDLKNELNRFLQKERNKNHDIGLVPTMGALHKGHISLVKTAMLANDVVVVSIFVNPTQFDKKDDLEKYPRDIKKDLDLLKSVSEKIVVFTPTVDEIYGSSIKSQTYAFDGLDKVMEGEFREGHFDGVGTIVELFLRTISPDRAYFGEKDFQQLQIIRKMVDSMNLPFEIIGCPIEREPSGLAMSSRNERLSKKTRTEASFIYKTLLTAKTKFGTESAYTISEWVKSQFEKNTTLDLEYFQITDEDTLTPMLKKQVDRKYRAFIAVYADDVRLIDNLRLN from the coding sequence ATGAAAGTATTTGACCTTAAAAATGAACTTAATCGTTTCTTACAAAAGGAACGGAACAAAAACCATGACATAGGCTTAGTGCCTACCATGGGGGCTTTGCACAAAGGTCATATTTCACTTGTAAAGACTGCTATGTTGGCCAATGATGTGGTTGTGGTGAGTATTTTTGTGAATCCCACTCAATTTGACAAAAAGGATGATCTTGAAAAATATCCTCGAGATATAAAAAAGGACCTTGATCTGTTAAAGAGTGTTTCAGAAAAGATTGTGGTTTTTACTCCAACCGTAGATGAGATTTACGGATCAAGCATAAAGTCACAAACGTATGCGTTTGATGGATTGGACAAAGTCATGGAGGGCGAATTTAGAGAAGGGCATTTTGATGGTGTGGGTACAATAGTTGAGCTATTCCTTAGAACAATTTCCCCAGACAGGGCATACTTTGGCGAAAAGGATTTTCAGCAACTTCAGATTATTAGAAAAATGGTAGATTCCATGAACTTGCCATTTGAAATAATCGGCTGCCCAATTGAACGAGAGCCCAGCGGATTGGCCATGAGTTCACGCAATGAACGTCTTTCAAAAAAGACAAGGACAGAGGCAAGTTTTATTTATAAAACCCTACTAACTGCCAAGACAAAATTTGGCACGGAAAGTGCTTATACCATTAGTGAATGGGTTAAGTCCCAATTTGAAAAAAACACCACATTGGATTTAGAGTATTTTCAAATTACAGATGAAGACACGCTAACCCCAATGCTTAAAAAACAGGTAGATAGAAAATATAGGGCGTTTATTGCCGTTTACGCAGACGACGTTCGTTTAATAGACAACCTAAGATTGAATTAA
- a CDS encoding DUF4270 family protein: MKFSRNIMVSALVGTLFVIFASCEEELGTIGEGVVAGDPFTTDKQVFDVFAYNKKIEAVQTNRLPLYQVGIFNDPIYGRTEAQITTQMVISSGNPIFGDIRQQVEDLMDTSGATDTIPENETVTSVFLHIPYQLTPAALRDSDSDGVQEGIDNDDTDPSTDEDEDGLTDNEERILGTNPLDALDPDANGDGTISDEELEGISANTFPIEYSLDSIYGDRSSSFKFKVESSTYFLRDLDPNTGFLEAQEYFSTQSFSPEFVDQVLVDTTLTISNVDTIIFEEDDPDTDDIDESETVADRILPGIRVELDKDFFQENILDKEGSSELLNQANFSNFLRGLHFSIEDSELLFLLDLTQASITITYEYTNFNNNATTDDTTDDFTEQEEEEFTLSLIQVSGGNAVNTFINENYPGDITSAMDTGENASRIYLKGGAGSYSEIKLFDDADIDRGKEFIEQIRANNWIINEANLVFYVDRDALDAVGGTSEPPRIYLYNAETNQALYNISTENFDDSGSSLGEYLNYDGILEEVNEVDDDFENGLKYTIRITEHLNNIIVRDSSNATLALGVSSNIGITAVTESMAAGGSVIDTPVMSDINPLGTILFGSNVGADAEDKKLKLEIFYTQAN; encoded by the coding sequence ATGAAATTTTCAAGGAATATAATGGTGTCAGCCTTGGTTGGCACTTTATTCGTAATATTTGCTTCTTGCGAAGAGGAGTTGGGTACAATTGGAGAAGGAGTGGTTGCAGGAGATCCTTTTACCACGGACAAGCAAGTATTTGATGTCTTTGCATATAACAAGAAGATAGAGGCTGTTCAAACAAATAGGTTGCCACTATATCAAGTTGGAATTTTTAACGATCCAATATACGGAAGGACTGAGGCGCAAATTACAACTCAGATGGTAATCAGCTCAGGAAATCCCATTTTTGGAGATATCAGGCAACAAGTAGAAGATTTAATGGACACTAGTGGAGCTACTGATACTATCCCAGAAAATGAAACAGTAACATCTGTTTTTTTACATATTCCTTATCAATTGACTCCAGCAGCACTAAGAGATTCTGATTCAGATGGTGTCCAAGAGGGTATAGATAATGATGACACGGATCCAAGTACGGATGAGGATGAAGATGGTCTTACAGATAATGAAGAACGTATATTGGGCACGAATCCTTTGGATGCATTGGATCCAGATGCAAATGGTGATGGAACAATTAGCGATGAAGAGCTGGAGGGTATTTCTGCTAATACATTTCCAATAGAATATAGTTTGGATAGTATTTATGGAGATCGAAGCTCATCTTTTAAATTTAAAGTGGAATCATCCACGTATTTTTTGCGCGATTTAGATCCCAATACTGGTTTTCTAGAGGCACAGGAGTATTTTTCGACACAATCTTTTTCTCCTGAATTTGTGGATCAAGTATTGGTGGATACAACATTGACCATAAGTAATGTTGATACTATTATTTTTGAGGAAGATGACCCAGATACAGATGATATTGATGAGTCAGAAACTGTAGCAGACAGAATATTGCCAGGTATTAGGGTTGAACTGGATAAGGATTTCTTTCAAGAGAATATTTTGGATAAAGAAGGAAGTTCAGAACTTTTAAATCAAGCTAATTTCAGTAACTTTTTAAGGGGATTGCATTTTTCAATTGAGGATAGTGAATTACTCTTTCTGTTGGATTTGACACAAGCCAGTATTACCATTACATACGAATACACCAATTTTAATAATAATGCCACCACTGACGATACTACTGATGATTTCACCGAACAGGAAGAAGAGGAATTTACCTTAAGCCTGATTCAAGTATCGGGGGGGAATGCAGTTAATACTTTTATTAATGAAAATTATCCTGGTGATATTACTTCTGCCATGGATACCGGTGAAAACGCATCCCGTATTTATCTTAAAGGAGGAGCCGGATCTTATTCCGAGATTAAACTTTTTGATGACGCGGACATAGATCGTGGTAAAGAATTTATAGAGCAAATTAGAGCCAATAATTGGATTATTAATGAAGCAAATCTGGTTTTTTATGTGGACAGGGATGCTTTGGATGCAGTTGGTGGAACTAGTGAACCTCCACGTATTTATTTGTATAATGCTGAAACTAATCAAGCATTGTACAATATATCAACAGAAAATTTTGACGATTCGGGTTCCTCCTTGGGAGAATATTTGAATTATGACGGTATACTTGAGGAGGTTAATGAGGTGGACGATGATTTTGAGAATGGCTTAAAATATACCATTCGCATCACCGAACATTTAAATAACATTATTGTAAGGGATTCGTCCAATGCCACACTAGCACTAGGGGTTTCTTCAAATATTGGTATTACTGCTGTCACAGAGTCAATGGCTGCAGGAGGATCTGTGATTGATACTCCTGTTATGTCAGATATTAATCCATTAGGCACTATTCTTTTTGGAAGCAATGTGGGAGCTGATGCTGAAGATAAAAAATTAAAATTGGAGATTTTTTACACCCAGGCGAATTAA